From a region of the Petrotoga miotherma DSM 10691 genome:
- a CDS encoding ABC transporter permease subunit — translation MAMIEKKNYTLRHIILIICVVVILFPLVWLISTSIRRDNAAFSPKLFSNRLTINNYKDLILQTPNVPELINELNSLSSYIGEYSGLSTAEAQSKATKYITSLEEYFAETQNNFEDLENSYDEIFTIYETRYKDQFYNEINNIRNEDYQTFQEELNTILNLSQSMGIDADTTQLQMLLSEYFTQRKEIITNLENSSLNKDSEYYIETVNTILQIPLKTSAWRIRTYRRWVKEEPEAQNFEESISSMAERWDSIETEIENIQNDIQIQAKELYGESISQVSQLEAELNDINSQISQITSQQALLERQNNEIYNSLSALFDIFIVEKERLNAAYNILSGQDLTNVEGKTPFFGEDKSFYDNVQKFYQVIPSAYKDLNSIDKFIENGFVETLALFTEVYQFLNDNFTKIYAIKDSTSILPSYQAAKSSTLKLSENIDELLPLTSQYSSNTQQLAQYSTQLNTLREQKNEIQTTLTKLRQKNEEILSNLEKIQNLPFLLVYLESTNQEISNNFESTNYASFMNSNYYPYFNPDRDRYVLMNWYNNLLESKQRFDTGRETLTVIQNQMEEDLNIFKTNLNEYLTLNQGGNVTTIEPLSEIETLYNTQYGKASADIARASRIVSDLSNYTDYSELKSKLRNIDKNLYLLQEDWSAKIRKPFLRWLINSIIVAGITSVFTVLITSVAAYPFSRMRFVGRKQGLFFLMIIQMFPGIMFMIAIYGILKFMGDYFGVFGLDSLDGLIFAYMGGIAYNMWLFKGYYDTIPDSLEESAMIDGATRFQTFWRIVLPLSLPIIAVVTILTFMNIFNEFVMARIVLQSEANYTYAVGLQTFSTGPYETEWGLFTAASLLGAIPMVVLFLSLQKWIIGGLTQGSVKG, via the coding sequence ATGGCCATGATCGAAAAGAAAAATTACACTTTAAGGCATATCATATTAATAATCTGTGTCGTAGTAATACTATTTCCTCTTGTGTGGTTGATCTCTACATCGATAAGAAGAGATAATGCAGCCTTTTCACCAAAATTGTTTTCAAACAGATTAACTATAAATAATTATAAGGATTTAATACTTCAAACTCCAAATGTACCAGAGTTAATAAACGAACTCAATTCTCTTAGCTCGTACATCGGAGAATACAGTGGACTGTCTACAGCGGAAGCACAAAGCAAAGCAACGAAGTACATAACCAGTTTAGAAGAATACTTTGCAGAGACCCAAAACAATTTCGAAGATTTGGAAAATTCGTATGATGAGATATTCACAATTTATGAAACTCGGTATAAAGACCAGTTTTATAACGAGATAAACAACATAAGGAATGAAGATTATCAAACCTTCCAAGAAGAGTTAAACACAATATTAAATTTATCCCAAAGCATGGGCATAGACGCTGACACTACACAATTGCAAATGTTGTTAAGTGAGTATTTTACTCAGAGAAAAGAAATAATAACTAACTTGGAAAATAGTTCTTTGAATAAAGATAGCGAATATTATATAGAAACGGTAAATACGATACTACAAATACCTCTGAAAACTTCTGCTTGGAGGATAAGAACGTATAGGAGATGGGTGAAAGAGGAGCCCGAAGCTCAAAACTTTGAAGAGAGCATTTCATCCATGGCAGAAAGATGGGATTCAATTGAAACAGAAATAGAAAATATCCAAAATGATATTCAAATACAGGCTAAAGAATTATATGGCGAGTCAATAAGCCAAGTATCTCAATTAGAAGCAGAATTAAACGATATAAATTCACAAATATCCCAAATCACTTCACAACAAGCCCTTTTAGAAAGGCAAAACAATGAAATATACAACAGCCTATCTGCGCTTTTTGATATATTCATAGTCGAAAAAGAGCGGTTAAATGCTGCTTATAACATATTAAGTGGACAAGACTTAACGAATGTGGAAGGAAAGACACCATTCTTTGGGGAAGATAAATCTTTTTACGATAACGTTCAAAAATTTTATCAGGTCATTCCTTCTGCTTACAAAGATTTGAATTCTATAGACAAGTTCATAGAAAATGGATTTGTAGAAACCCTCGCACTTTTCACTGAAGTCTATCAATTTTTAAACGATAACTTCACAAAAATATACGCCATAAAAGATTCAACATCAATTTTACCCAGCTATCAAGCAGCAAAAAGTTCGACTTTAAAATTGTCTGAAAACATAGACGAATTGCTCCCATTAACATCACAATATAGTTCAAATACTCAGCAATTAGCCCAATACAGTACCCAGTTAAATACTTTAAGAGAACAAAAGAACGAAATTCAAACAACCCTTACCAAACTCAGACAAAAAAATGAAGAAATCTTGAGTAACTTAGAAAAGATACAAAACCTTCCTTTTTTGTTAGTTTATTTGGAAAGTACCAATCAAGAAATATCTAACAACTTTGAATCAACGAACTACGCATCTTTCATGAATTCTAATTATTATCCATATTTCAATCCCGATCGTGACAGATACGTATTAATGAATTGGTACAACAATCTGTTGGAATCAAAGCAAAGATTCGACACTGGAAGAGAAACCTTAACGGTTATCCAAAATCAAATGGAAGAAGACCTTAATATATTTAAAACAAATCTCAATGAATATCTCACTTTGAATCAAGGCGGTAACGTGACCACTATTGAACCACTTTCTGAGATTGAAACACTTTACAATACGCAATACGGGAAAGCTTCAGCCGATATAGCCCGCGCCTCAAGGATAGTTAGCGATCTATCAAATTACACAGATTACTCAGAGTTAAAGTCCAAACTTAGGAACATTGATAAAAATCTTTATTTGTTGCAAGAAGATTGGTCAGCAAAAATAAGAAAACCTTTCCTGCGTTGGCTCATAAATTCCATAATAGTAGCTGGTATAACCTCAGTATTCACGGTTCTAATAACCTCGGTTGCAGCGTATCCTTTTTCAAGGATGAGATTTGTAGGAAGAAAGCAGGGATTATTCTTCTTGATGATAATTCAGATGTTCCCAGGAATAATGTTTATGATAGCAATTTATGGCATATTGAAATTTATGGGTGATTACTTTGGAGTATTTGGTTTGGATTCCTTGGATGGATTGATCTTTGCATACATGGGAGGAATTGCCTACAACATGTGGTTGTTCAAAGGTTACTACGACACCATTCCAGACTCTTTGGAAGAATCCGCAATGATAGACGGTGCTACGAGGTTTCAAACCTTTTGGAGGATCGTTTTGCCTCTATCTTTGCCCATAATAGCGGTCGTTACGATACTTACCTTCATGAACATATTCAACGAGTTTGTCATGGCAAGGATAGTTTTACAAAGCGAAGCGAATTATACCTATGCCGTGGGATTGCAAACCTTCTCGACAGGACCTTACGAAACAGAATGGGGATTGTTCACCGCAGCGTCGCTATTGGGAGCCATTCCTATGGTAGTTCTATTTTTGTCTCTCCAAAAATGGATAATAGGAGGATTAACACAAGGTTCTGTAAAAGGTTAA
- a CDS encoding ABC transporter permease subunit — MNKFTTFLIWIFIGVLNALLVWAILLLFILANYGLGVVISIFLVLTDWAIFSKKAYPYRYTLPALFFLFILTIYPIYYTIDTSFTNYGTGHLFTRTNAIDTLLTDPTYYFEPEDPKTYDFKVFVRYDEQYKPTEDFLLLLYDDKNMYLSEKPVTLEYDSRGNLIYAESELFPVENDEVNINDTTYTLIRPTESLGTNGSDSIIAIEKDGGIRYAYFYSPVDPLTSTNSAFYNSVLRQNYLKSLNLVLGDQNFRLSSSTIFKKFSEAYRVYDTSVKVIVDGEREIYKTVVVNTLTNKELVERDSAFWDYNENGELYRLIGYKDYIGGENFAKIITDPRISGPFFKIFGWTFAYAGLSVLLTFVVGLAFALVLNDVNLKGKVVYRTLLIIPWAIPAFISVLVWRNGFFNETYGIINRFILGNIGIEPVKWLNDPFWAKVAILITNTWLGFPYMMTINLGALQSIPGELYEAAVIDGATRWKQFRQITLPLLMVAVAPLLVMSFAFNFNNFTLIYLLTGGGPAMAGTNTPAGSTDILISYVYKLAFEGSQGQDFGFASAISMIIFAIIAVFSYFNFRFSGSFEEVSR; from the coding sequence ATGAATAAGTTCACTACTTTTTTAATATGGATATTCATTGGGGTATTGAATGCACTTCTTGTATGGGCAATACTTCTTTTATTCATACTTGCCAACTATGGATTAGGCGTAGTTATAAGTATTTTTCTCGTCTTAACGGATTGGGCGATTTTTTCTAAAAAAGCTTATCCATACAGGTATACGTTACCTGCTCTGTTTTTTCTCTTCATTTTAACTATATATCCAATTTATTATACAATAGATACCTCATTCACCAATTATGGCACAGGACATTTATTCACTAGAACTAACGCTATAGATACTCTCCTCACAGATCCAACGTACTACTTTGAGCCAGAAGACCCAAAAACCTATGATTTCAAAGTATTCGTCAGATATGATGAACAATACAAACCAACTGAAGACTTTTTATTACTTTTATATGACGATAAAAATATGTATTTATCCGAAAAACCGGTAACTTTAGAGTACGATTCAAGAGGTAACCTAATATACGCCGAATCGGAATTGTTCCCAGTCGAAAACGACGAAGTAAACATAAACGATACAACTTACACACTAATACGCCCTACTGAGAGTTTAGGAACCAATGGCAGTGATTCAATAATAGCCATTGAAAAAGATGGAGGAATTAGATACGCGTATTTCTACTCTCCTGTTGATCCTCTTACCTCTACAAATTCAGCATTTTACAACTCTGTATTGAGGCAAAATTATTTGAAGTCTTTAAATTTGGTGTTGGGGGATCAAAACTTCCGTCTCTCTAGTTCAACAATATTCAAAAAATTTTCAGAAGCCTACAGAGTTTACGACACATCGGTTAAGGTTATAGTTGACGGAGAAAGAGAGATATACAAAACAGTTGTGGTGAACACTCTTACCAACAAAGAATTAGTTGAAAGAGACTCAGCCTTTTGGGATTACAATGAGAATGGAGAATTGTACAGATTAATAGGATACAAAGACTATATAGGTGGGGAAAACTTTGCAAAAATAATAACCGATCCACGAATCTCTGGACCATTTTTTAAAATTTTTGGTTGGACTTTTGCCTACGCAGGTTTAAGTGTTCTTCTCACTTTCGTAGTCGGACTGGCATTTGCACTTGTGCTAAACGATGTAAACCTTAAAGGAAAAGTAGTGTACCGAACTTTACTAATAATTCCATGGGCGATACCTGCCTTTATTTCAGTTCTGGTTTGGAGAAATGGATTTTTCAACGAAACGTACGGGATTATCAACAGATTCATACTTGGAAACATAGGGATAGAACCCGTAAAATGGCTGAACGATCCATTTTGGGCAAAAGTGGCGATATTGATAACGAACACCTGGCTGGGATTTCCTTACATGATGACTATAAACCTCGGTGCCTTACAAAGTATTCCAGGGGAATTATACGAAGCAGCCGTTATAGATGGTGCAACCAGATGGAAACAGTTCAGACAGATAACGTTACCGCTTTTGATGGTCGCTGTTGCTCCATTACTGGTTATGAGTTTTGCCTTTAATTTTAACAATTTTACATTAATCTATCTGCTTACAGGTGGCGGACCAGCAATGGCAGGAACGAATACACCGGCAGGTTCAACAGACATATTGATCTCATACGTATATAAATTAGCCTTTGAAGGATCACAGGGGCAAGACTTTGGATTTGCTTCTGCTATTTCGATGATCATATTTGCAATAATAGCAGTATTTAGCTACTTTAACTTTAGATTCTCTGGTTCATTTGAAGAGGTGAGTAGATAA